A region of the Denitrificimonas caeni genome:
ATTGCCGATGCAGTCCAGCAAGTCACAGGCGCGGCAGGGGTCGCAGTGGTGATTGAAGCCAAGCACATGTGCATGATGATGCGCGGCGTAGAAAAGCAAAACTCCGTAATGACCTCCTCTGCAATGCTGGGTGTGTTTCGCAGCTCAGGCACCACTCGCCAAGAGTTTCTTCAACTGATTCGGAGTCACTAATCTATGGCACGACTAGAACCTGGTATGGCGCGGATTCGCATTAAAGACTTACGGCTGCGCACCTACATTGGTATCAATGAAGATGAAATCCGTAACAAACAAGATATTTTAATTAATATCACTCTGCTCTACCCAGCGGATGATGCTGTGCAAATTAACGAAATCAGCCACGCACTGAACTACCGCACCATCACCAAAGAAATCATCCAGCACGTAGAAGAAAACCGTTTCGCACTACTGGAGCGCCTCACCCAAGACGTGCTTGACTGTGTAATGCGTCACCAGCGCGTGCGCTACGCTGAAGTGGAAGTCGACAAACCCCACGCTCTGCGTTTCTCTGAGTCTGTCTCAGTAACGCTCAACGCACACCGCGCGGCTTAAGTGATGCTCTTAGTAGATTTCCTCAACGCCATCCAACAGCCGGAGCATCGCTTTGCCGATACTCTGGCTTTTATTGATGCCAACTACAGCTATACACCCCGCGCGTTTGACAATGGGGGCTTGCATAATGCCGCTGGCAGCAATCAAGGCTCCTGTAAAATTCTTGGCTTAGCCTTATTAGAAAACCTCAGCACTGCTGATGCCTTGCGCGCCTTTGGTGAGCACTACACTTGGGTTTTGGCCCACCCAGAACGCTCTGAACATGCCAACATTAGACAATTGCTGCAATACGGGCTGACAGCAGTGCACTTTACTCAATTACCCCTCAGCCGACTTGCTCGCTAACGCCCACTGATACAGTGCATTTTTACGCGCGCCAGTGATTTGCGCCGCTAAACCTGCCGCACGCTTTAAAGGCATTTCCGCCATAAGCAATGTAAGCACTCGCTGCGCCTCCAAGGGCACCTCAGGAGCGTCTGCCGGAACTTGATAGCCTGCTACTAGCAGTACGCACTCACCCCGCTGCTGATTAGCGTCGGCAGCAACCCAAGCATGCAGCTCTGCCAAGGGTAAATCATGGATTGTCTCAAAGGTTTTGCTCAGCTCACGTGCCAGCACTGCTGGGCGATCGGCACCGAAGATATCGCGCATATCGGCAATACTGTCCAATAAACGATGCGGTGCTTCATAAAATATCAAAGTACGCGGGTCATTTTGTACTGCTGCTAAACGCGCACAACGCGCCACGTGTTTCGCAGGCAAAAAACCCTCAAAAACAAAACGATCCGAAGCTAAACCAGCTGCTGATAATCCAGCAATTAACGCGCAAGCACCGGGTACCGGCACCACCTGTATACCTGCTGCTCGGGCTTGTCGTACCAAGTGATAGCCGGGGTCAGAAATCAACGGAGTACCGGCATCAGAAATCAAAGCCACAGCATCGCCCGCCAGTAAGCGCGTAATAAAACGCCCACCTTCCTCGCGCTCATTATGCTCATGACAGGCCGCTAAAGGCGTCCGAATACCAAAATGCTGCAACAATCGACTGGAGTGACGGGTATCTTCTGCAGCAATCAGGCTGACCTCAGCGAGTATGCGCAAGGCACGGGCGCTGATATCGTCAAGATTACCGATCGGCGTTGCGACCACATACAATGTGCCGAACTCGCTAGCCTGTGGTGTGGATGGGCTCACAAAACGCTCCAAAGAAACAGATTTAAACGCTATTGTAGCCTGATTTAGGCTGACAAGATCGCACCTAAGCATTGGCTTGGGTACAATCACCACATTCATTTTATTGTGCTTGGGTTGCTTCGCTATGAAAACTCCGTTACGTCTGCTTTCAATACTTGGCTTATCAGCTGTGTTAGTGGCTTGCTCTAGTTCCCCGAGCAACAGCTTAGGTCAACTGCCGCCGACTAAATATGAAGACTTAGACAAACTGCTACTGCAAGCCAGCAAAAAAAGTGACAGCCAAGCTGTAGGCTTGTATTTAGCTGCTGCAGACTTGGCTTGGCAGCAAAAGCAAGCACTGCGCGCCCGCGAAATATTAGAGGGCATCGATTTAAGCCAAGCCACGCCTGCCCAGCAAATATTTGCTAAAACCTTAGAAGCAGAACTTGCTCTGGGCCGCAAGCAGCCCAAAAGTGCTTTGCAGGCTCTAGCCGACCCAAGTTTCACCCATCTCAGTGAGCTCCCCATCAGCCAACAGGCTCGCACGCAGCTGGCCCGCGCACAAGCGCTGCAAGATACTGGCAAACCTCTAGCAGCTGCCCGCGAGCGCATTTTTATCGCACCTTTACTCGATGGGCAACAGGCTTTCGATAATCACCAAAGCATCTGGGCATTACTCAGCAGCTTGCCACGCACGCAGCTTAAAAGTAGCGGCCAAGCAGACCTCGATGGCTGGATGGAATTAGTCCGCCTCACCAAGGCCAGCGACTCCCTTGAGCAGCAACAAGCCAGCATCAAGCAGTGGATGGCCAAAAACCCTCAACACCCAGCCGCTCAGCAACTGCCAGAAACGCTAAAAAAACTGCAGCAAATTCAGGCGAAAAATATCCAAACCCTCGCCTTGCTATTGCCCTCACAAGACCCGAATCAAAATGTCGTTAACGCGTTGCGCAATGGTTTTTTTGCCGCCCATTACCTCGCCCAAGCAAACGGACAAGCCACGCCAACGGTCCTCGTCTACGACAGCAGCGACATCGCATCCATGGACGCCTTCTACAAGCAGGCAGCTGCCGATGGCATTGAGTTAGTGGTTGGCCCTTGGGAAAAACCCTTAGTGCGCCAGTTGGCCAGCCGCTCCACACTGCCCATTACCACCTTGGCCCTCAACTACGCTGACAGCCATCAGTCCGGCTCTAAGCTCCTCTTTCAGTATGGCTTAGCCGCAGAAGATGAAGCCCGTCTGGCTGCTGACCGAGCGTGGGCCGACGGTATGCGCCGGGCTGCTGCTTTGGTACCACAAAACGCTTGGGGTGACCGCGTTCTGGCAGCATTCTCCAGCCACTGGCAATCCTTAGGGGGCGAGCTGGTCGTCACTAAACACATTGACCGCCCCGTTGAGTTAGCTGGGCAAATTGCCGATATGTTTCAGCTGCGCGCTAGTGAGCAACGCAGCAAGCAACTGGAAAACACCTTAGGCACGAAAGTGGCTGCCCAGCCTGCTCGCCGCCAAGATATCGACTTTATATTTCTGGCGGCAACCCCACAGCAAGCTCGTCAAATCAAACCGACACTGGCCTTTCAATATGCTGGTGATGTTCCTATTTACGCCACCTCAGCGGTTAACCCAGGTCCTGGGGAAATATACCCAGAGCTAGAAGGTATTCAGTTCAGTGAAATGCCTTGGTTCATTGAGTCGAACGATGCTACTCGCCAGCACATCACCTACCATTGGCCGCAGGCCTTAGGCAGTATGGGACGCTTTTATGCCATGGGCGCTGATGCCTACCAATTGGCCAGCCAGCTCCAGCAGCTACAAGTCCTACCCAACAGCAGTGCCTCGGGTTTAACGGGTATTTTGCAGCTCAGCCCAGACCAACGCATTGAACGTACTTTATACTGGACACAGTTTGCTAACGGCGCTATTGAGCAAATCCATGAGGCGCAGATTGACTAAACACCTCAAAATTGGCAAGGCCGCTGAGCAGCATGCCCTAAACCACTTGAAAAAATCCGGTTTAAGCATCATTACTCAGAACTGGTCTTGCCGTTTTGGCGAAATAGATCTAATCATGTTAGAACAAGAGACTGTGGTTTTTGTTGAAGTGCGCTACCGTAAAAATACTCACTTCGGTGGTGCGCTTGACAGTATCAACCAAGCGAAACGTGACAAACTTGTGCGCACTGCAGAAGTTTTTTTAAATGAATACCCACAGTGGCTCGAACACTCTTGTCGCTTTGATGTCATTACTGCACAACCATGCACTGCTCAGGTATTCAACTTAGACTGGATTCAAGATGCATTTGAAACCTAACACCATTTTTAATAAAGGCTGATCCTATGCAACCGCGTATTCAACACATGTTTCAAGCCAGCATTGAAACAAAACAAAATGCTTTAACTGTACTCCCCCCTGCCATTGAAAATGCCAGCTTAATGATGGTGAGCTCCTTACTCAACGAGGGAAAAATCCTCGCCTGTGGCAATGGTGGCTCAGCGGGTGATGCCCAGCATTTCTCTTCAGAAATGCTCAACCGCTTTGAGCGTGAGCGTCCAAGCCTCCCAGCTATTGCCCTCACCACCGACAGCTCCACCATCACCTCCATTGCCAACGACTACAGCTACGAGGAAGTATTCTCTAAGCAAATTCGTGCATTAGGGCAAGCCGGTGATGTTTTACTAGCGATTTCCACCAGTGGTAATTCAGCAAACGTCGTGCAAGCTATTCATGCTGCCCATGACCGTAACATGCACGTGGTCGCCCTCACAGGCCGTGACGGCGGGCAAATTGCGCCACTGCTATTACCAGATGATGTCGAGATTCGCGTACCCTCTAATGTCACTGCACGCGTTCAAGAAGTGCACCTGTTAGTGATTCACAGCTTGTGCGACCTGATTGACCACCAACTGTTCGGAAGTGAAGAATGATTCGTAAAGTACTTACCATAGCGCTGCTCAGCGTGCTTATTAGTGCCTGTGGCGCACGCAGCTTCGGCAATAAGTTTGATGACCAGTTTATTGGCCCAGAAGTCACCCGCTCGATAAAAAATGCTCACATTGACTTATCCACCAGCACCTCACGCATTGTAGTGACGAGCTACAACGGCATTGTCCTAGTGACAGGGCAAACACCCAGTGCAGAGCTTAAAGAGCTGGCAGGCAAGGCTGCAGAGTCAGTCACAAGCGCCAAAAAAATTCATAACGAGTTACAAATCACCACGCCGACCTCCGGCTTAGTACGCAGCAATGATGGCTTACTCACCGCCAACATCAAGACCCGCATGCTTTCTTATAACGACGTACCAGCCACTAAGGTAAAGGTTGTGACTGAGAATGGTGTTGTGTACTTAATGGGAATTATTAGCCGTGCCGAGGCAAATCGCGCCACTGCAGTCGCGCAAGAAGTGAATGGTGTACAAAAGATTGTGCGCTTATTTGAATACGTCAATTAAACCTGCATTGCACAGATTGAGCGCCACGCCTTAAACTCTTTTACCGCGTTGACCGTCAATACGGCCAGCGCGGAAAAAGAATACAACTACTTGATAATCCGTAAACTCGGACGTCCTGAGGATGGCGGTTGCGGCGGCTCATCATCAGGATCTGGATTATCTTCAGAGCGCTCAGTTTCAACCGCACGCAGCATCACAGACGGTTCTTCATCGGTTTGACTTGGATCTTCCTGATCCTCTCCCAGCTGCGCTGAGGTCGCATCAAAGAACATACCTTGGCCATTTTCGCGGGCATATATTGCTAATATCGCCTCAATGGGGACATACAACGAAAATGGCGCACCGGAAAACAGAGCTTCAAAACTCACAGCCTGATTATCTATTTCAAAATACCGTACCGCAGCTGGCGCAGTGTTAAGCACTATTTGCTCATCCACTGCATAGCCTGGCGGGACTTTGACATTGGGATAATTCACATCAACCAACAGATGCGGCGTGCACTCATTATCAACAATCCATTCGTGCAAGGCGCGCAATATGTAAGGGCGACTGGAGTTCATCATTTAATTACTCCTGATTAAGGACGCATTAAACGCTCAGCCTCAGACAAACTGGCCTGAAAAGCTTCACGCTCAAAGTTGCGGTCCATGTACTCTAGAAGCGGCTGAGCAGCTTTTGGCAATTCAATACCTAAAGCTGGCAAACGCCACAAGAGCGGTAACAAATAGCAGTCCACTAAACTAAAGTCATCGCTCATAAAGTACTTCATGCTCGCAAACACTGGCGCAACACCAGTGAGGCTTTCACGCAGTTCTTTACGGGCTTTAGTACGTGCGGTTTCTTTGGTTTTTTTATCTAAAATCAAATCAGCTTGCGCACTCCAGTCACGTTGCACACGGTATGACAGCATACGCGTATTAGCACGCGCGACTGGATACACTGGCAGCAATGGCGGGTGTGGGTAACGCTCATCTAAGTACTCAAGTATGACAGTTGAGTCGTATAAAGCCAGATCGCGATCGACCAGAGTTGGCACTGTAGCGTAAGGGTTTACCTCAGCTAAGTACTCCGGGCACTCACCATCCACTACGTCCATGATTTCAGCAGTTACTGCCTTCTCCGCCAGAACCAAACGCACACGATGTGAGTATTGGCACGTAGGATCAGAGTAACAGCCCAACTTATTGGGGGCAGACGACATGCTTCCTTCCTCCACTATAAATATACATAAAGCACAAAGACACACGCGCCCCTCAGGGCGCGTGTGTCACTCGGTAGTTACGCGCTGTAGATCAATGCACATCTTTCCAGTATTCACGCTTCAACAAGTAAGCGAAAACAAAGAAGAAGGCAAGGAACAATAACACATAAGTTCCGATACGCTGGCTCTTAAGCTTAACAGGATTAGCAGAGTATTCGAGGAATGTCACAAGATTTTTAATTTTCTCGTCAAACTCCGCTTCATTCAAGCTA
Encoded here:
- the rsmI gene encoding 16S rRNA (cytidine(1402)-2'-O)-methyltransferase produces the protein MSPSTPQASEFGTLYVVATPIGNLDDISARALRILAEVSLIAAEDTRHSSRLLQHFGIRTPLAACHEHNEREEGGRFITRLLAGDAVALISDAGTPLISDPGYHLVRQARAAGIQVVPVPGACALIAGLSAAGLASDRFVFEGFLPAKHVARCARLAAVQNDPRTLIFYEAPHRLLDSIADMRDIFGADRPAVLARELSKTFETIHDLPLAELHAWVAADANQQRGECVLLVAGYQVPADAPEVPLEAQRVLTLLMAEMPLKRAAGLAAQITGARKNALYQWALASKSAEG
- the folX gene encoding dihydroneopterin triphosphate 2'-epimerase → MARLEPGMARIRIKDLRLRTYIGINEDEIRNKQDILINITLLYPADDAVQINEISHALNYRTITKEIIQHVEENRFALLERLTQDVLDCVMRHQRVRYAEVEVDKPHALRFSESVSVTLNAHRAA
- a CDS encoding glutathione S-transferase N-terminal domain-containing protein; the encoded protein is MSSAPNKLGCYSDPTCQYSHRVRLVLAEKAVTAEIMDVVDGECPEYLAEVNPYATVPTLVDRDLALYDSTVILEYLDERYPHPPLLPVYPVARANTRMLSYRVQRDWSAQADLILDKKTKETARTKARKELRESLTGVAPVFASMKYFMSDDFSLVDCYLLPLLWRLPALGIELPKAAQPLLEYMDRNFEREAFQASLSEAERLMRP
- a CDS encoding YraN family protein produces the protein MTKHLKIGKAAEQHALNHLKKSGLSIITQNWSCRFGEIDLIMLEQETVVFVEVRYRKNTHFGGALDSINQAKRDKLVRTAEVFLNEYPQWLEHSCRFDVITAQPCTAQVFNLDWIQDAFET
- a CDS encoding HopJ type III effector protein → MLLVDFLNAIQQPEHRFADTLAFIDANYSYTPRAFDNGGLHNAAGSNQGSCKILGLALLENLSTADALRAFGEHYTWVLAHPERSEHANIRQLLQYGLTAVHFTQLPLSRLAR
- a CDS encoding ClpXP protease specificity-enhancing factor encodes the protein MNSSRPYILRALHEWIVDNECTPHLLVDVNYPNVKVPPGYAVDEQIVLNTAPAAVRYFEIDNQAVSFEALFSGAPFSLYVPIEAILAIYARENGQGMFFDATSAQLGEDQEDPSQTDEEPSVMLRAVETERSEDNPDPDDEPPQPPSSGRPSLRIIK
- a CDS encoding BON domain-containing protein, translating into MIRKVLTIALLSVLISACGARSFGNKFDDQFIGPEVTRSIKNAHIDLSTSTSRIVVTSYNGIVLVTGQTPSAELKELAGKAAESVTSAKKIHNELQITTPTSGLVRSNDGLLTANIKTRMLSYNDVPATKVKVVTENGVVYLMGIISRAEANRATAVAQEVNGVQKIVRLFEYVN
- a CDS encoding penicillin-binding protein activator, with the translated sequence MKTPLRLLSILGLSAVLVACSSSPSNSLGQLPPTKYEDLDKLLLQASKKSDSQAVGLYLAAADLAWQQKQALRAREILEGIDLSQATPAQQIFAKTLEAELALGRKQPKSALQALADPSFTHLSELPISQQARTQLARAQALQDTGKPLAAARERIFIAPLLDGQQAFDNHQSIWALLSSLPRTQLKSSGQADLDGWMELVRLTKASDSLEQQQASIKQWMAKNPQHPAAQQLPETLKKLQQIQAKNIQTLALLLPSQDPNQNVVNALRNGFFAAHYLAQANGQATPTVLVYDSSDIASMDAFYKQAAADGIELVVGPWEKPLVRQLASRSTLPITTLALNYADSHQSGSKLLFQYGLAAEDEARLAADRAWADGMRRAAALVPQNAWGDRVLAAFSSHWQSLGGELVVTKHIDRPVELAGQIADMFQLRASEQRSKQLENTLGTKVAAQPARRQDIDFIFLAATPQQARQIKPTLAFQYAGDVPIYATSAVNPGPGEIYPELEGIQFSEMPWFIESNDATRQHITYHWPQALGSMGRFYAMGADAYQLASQLQQLQVLPNSSASGLTGILQLSPDQRIERTLYWTQFANGAIEQIHEAQID
- a CDS encoding phosphoheptose isomerase is translated as MQPRIQHMFQASIETKQNALTVLPPAIENASLMMVSSLLNEGKILACGNGGSAGDAQHFSSEMLNRFERERPSLPAIALTTDSSTITSIANDYSYEEVFSKQIRALGQAGDVLLAISTSGNSANVVQAIHAAHDRNMHVVALTGRDGGQIAPLLLPDDVEIRVPSNVTARVQEVHLLVIHSLCDLIDHQLFGSEE